A portion of the Pedobacter cryoconitis genome contains these proteins:
- a CDS encoding FadR/GntR family transcriptional regulator — translation MKSFIETIKSIELETPVDKIIGQLKQLITSGQLQPGDRLPAERILAEKFGVGRSYVREAILKLEFYGLLKTNPQSGTYVAGLSIKVLDSIITDIIKFNKEDFNALLEARYYLELDAVKLAAERRTEKDLESLKEALMDYEAKVNANQNAVEEDMIFHIRIAKASKNSVIESMILILIPDLIKSIVENKICGDNRGKLAIEEHRKILKAIVDQDIDAAENAVAAHLNDMFQLSKAGFAAQKIIQDKV, via the coding sequence ATGAAATCATTTATAGAAACGATCAAGTCTATTGAACTTGAAACTCCTGTAGATAAAATAATCGGACAGCTTAAACAGCTAATTACCTCTGGACAACTACAGCCTGGTGACCGTTTACCTGCTGAAAGAATACTTGCTGAAAAATTTGGCGTAGGCCGTAGTTATGTACGTGAAGCTATTTTGAAACTGGAATTCTATGGACTGTTAAAGACCAATCCACAAAGCGGAACTTATGTAGCTGGCTTGAGCATCAAAGTGCTGGACAGCATCATCACCGATATCATCAAATTCAATAAAGAAGATTTTAATGCATTGCTTGAAGCCAGGTATTACCTGGAACTGGATGCGGTCAAATTGGCTGCAGAAAGAAGAACAGAGAAAGATCTGGAAAGCTTAAAAGAAGCATTAATGGATTATGAAGCGAAAGTTAATGCGAATCAGAACGCAGTAGAGGAAGATATGATTTTCCATATCCGGATTGCAAAGGCTTCTAAAAACTCCGTCATTGAATCTATGATCCTGATCTTAATCCCCGATCTGATTAAAAGTATTGTAGAGAATAAAATCTGCGGAGATAACAGAGGTAAACTGGCGATTGAAGAACACAGAAAAATCTTAAAAGCGATTGTAGATCAGGATATCGATGCCGCAGAAAATGCAGTGGCAGCGCATTTAAATGATATGTTCCAATTAAGTAAGGCTGGGTTTGCTGCACAAAAAATCATACAGGACAAAGTTTAA
- a CDS encoding heparinase II/III domain-containing protein, producing MMNYLKKLVMGLICLIFGLSAYAQQHPSIMLTKDNIGALRKGISTYPLLGKSYKKIKSEADKAIKEPVNVPVPKDAGGGATHEQHKKNYLNILNCGIAYQMSGDKKYAAYVEALLLKYASEYQKWPLHPKRKEGHQGGRIFWQSLNDFVWQVYTIQGYDLVYEAIAPAQRQQIEKGLFVPAVKFFTEDCAETFNKIHNHATWAVAAVGMTGYVINKPEYVEMALKGTAKDGKAGYLAQIDQLFSPDGYYTEGPYYQRYALLPFLIFAKTINNYQPALKIFQYRKQLLAKAIETSLQLTYTDGTFFPFNDAVKGKTYESAELVYGVDIAYADIKSQPELLDIVQKQGQVIISDAGLKIAADVAAGKTKPFVYKTLLITDGATGKDGGIGILRAGTNEDQQAVLIKATSQGMGHGHFDRLNLLYDDNNVEVFPDYGSARFINIESKKGGDYLPENKSWAKQTIAHNTLTVDETSNFKGNADRAQQTAAEILYFKDDQDLKVISAAENNAYPGVKMTRTTALLKVEELQKSLMIDVFRVDADKAHQYDLPFWYKGHLTDSSLQLKSFADQLKTLGTQYGYQHIWLNAEQAVPEQTGYLTLLNNKRFYTVNFAAQSPVNLKLLTLGAHDPDQNLLESKAFMLSSTGSKTQTFFTVTETHGSTNTVDETTSGSSSSVSDLKIITAGPEQISVSFKVKGKLYHYQINFKNKENFIKVN from the coding sequence ATGATGAACTACTTGAAAAAGTTGGTAATGGGATTAATTTGCCTGATTTTTGGACTCTCTGCTTATGCGCAACAGCATCCTTCTATCATGCTGACCAAAGATAATATAGGGGCGCTGAGGAAAGGGATTTCAACTTATCCCCTGCTCGGTAAATCTTATAAGAAGATCAAATCAGAGGCCGACAAAGCCATTAAAGAGCCGGTTAACGTACCTGTTCCTAAAGATGCAGGAGGTGGTGCAACTCATGAGCAACATAAAAAGAATTACCTCAACATCTTGAATTGCGGAATTGCTTATCAAATGTCCGGGGACAAAAAATATGCAGCCTATGTAGAAGCATTACTTTTAAAATATGCTTCCGAGTATCAAAAATGGCCGCTTCACCCTAAAAGGAAAGAAGGTCATCAGGGTGGCAGGATCTTCTGGCAGAGTTTGAATGATTTTGTCTGGCAAGTTTATACCATACAAGGGTATGATCTGGTTTATGAGGCAATTGCACCAGCTCAACGTCAGCAAATAGAAAAGGGCTTATTTGTACCAGCAGTTAAATTCTTCACGGAAGATTGTGCGGAAACATTTAATAAAATCCATAACCATGCCACCTGGGCAGTTGCAGCTGTAGGAATGACCGGTTATGTGATCAACAAGCCTGAATATGTAGAAATGGCGCTAAAAGGAACAGCTAAGGATGGTAAGGCGGGATACCTTGCTCAGATTGACCAATTGTTTTCACCAGACGGGTATTACACAGAAGGACCTTATTATCAGCGTTATGCGCTTCTGCCTTTTTTGATATTTGCAAAAACGATTAACAATTATCAGCCCGCACTTAAAATCTTTCAATACCGTAAGCAATTATTAGCTAAAGCCATTGAAACTTCCCTTCAGCTCACCTATACAGATGGTACATTCTTTCCATTTAACGACGCGGTAAAAGGAAAAACCTATGAATCTGCCGAACTGGTTTACGGCGTTGATATTGCTTATGCGGATATTAAATCACAACCAGAATTACTGGATATAGTCCAGAAACAAGGCCAGGTTATTATTTCTGATGCCGGGTTAAAAATTGCTGCTGATGTGGCTGCAGGAAAAACCAAACCGTTTGTTTATAAGACCCTATTAATTACTGACGGTGCAACTGGTAAAGATGGTGGTATTGGAATTTTACGGGCAGGAACAAATGAGGACCAGCAAGCTGTTTTAATTAAAGCCACTTCTCAGGGTATGGGCCATGGGCATTTTGACAGGCTTAACTTATTGTACGATGATAATAATGTGGAAGTATTCCCGGATTATGGTTCTGCACGTTTCATTAACATAGAATCTAAAAAAGGTGGTGACTACCTGCCAGAAAATAAGTCATGGGCTAAGCAAACTATTGCACACAATACGCTGACAGTAGATGAAACTTCAAATTTTAAAGGGAATGCGGATCGTGCACAGCAAACTGCTGCTGAAATTCTTTACTTCAAAGACGATCAGGACCTGAAGGTAATCAGCGCGGCAGAAAACAATGCTTATCCGGGGGTAAAAATGACAAGAACTACAGCTTTGCTCAAAGTAGAAGAGCTCCAAAAGTCTTTAATGATCGATGTTTTCAGAGTTGATGCAGATAAAGCCCATCAATATGACCTTCCTTTTTGGTATAAAGGGCACTTGACAGATTCTTCTCTACAGCTCAAATCTTTTGCGGATCAGCTTAAAACTTTGGGCACGCAATACGGTTACCAGCATATCTGGTTAAATGCCGAGCAGGCCGTTCCTGAGCAGACAGGTTACCTGACATTGCTAAATAATAAACGTTTTTATACGGTTAATTTCGCGGCACAGTCACCTGTAAACCTGAAATTGCTAACGCTTGGTGCTCATGATCCAGATCAGAATTTATTGGAGAGCAAGGCTTTTATGCTTTCTTCAACAGGCAGTAAAACGCAAACGTTTTTTACAGTGACTGAGACACATGGCAGTACAAACACAGTAGACGAAACCACTTCTGGATCTTCAAGTAGTGTAAGTGATTTAAAAATCATCACCGCAGGGCCGGAACAGATTTCAGTTTCCTTTAAAGTGAAAGGAAAACTATATCACTACCAGATCAACTTCAAAAACAAAGAAAACTTTATAAAAGTAAACTAA
- a CDS encoding cupin domain-containing protein, which translates to MLQSNLFQIEEETPWQDLGNGVKRQVFGYNDQIMLVKAKFEAEAIGQLHQHHHAQVTYVDSGVFEMSIGEEKKILKKGDGFYAPPHEMHGCVCLEEGVLIDVFSPHREDFL; encoded by the coding sequence ATGTTACAGAGCAATTTATTTCAAATAGAAGAAGAAACACCTTGGCAGGATCTCGGAAATGGAGTTAAAAGACAGGTTTTTGGTTACAATGATCAGATTATGCTTGTTAAAGCAAAATTTGAGGCAGAAGCAATTGGTCAATTACATCAGCATCACCATGCACAGGTCACTTATGTAGACAGCGGGGTCTTTGAAATGAGTATTGGTGAAGAGAAAAAGATTCTTAAAAAGGGTGACGGTTTTTATGCGCCTCCACACGAAATGCACGGTTGCGTTTGTCTGGAAGAAGGTGTATTGATAGATGTATTCTCTCCACACCGCGAAGATTTTTTATAA
- a CDS encoding alpha/beta hydrolase, protein MKRIILIAGLLWTTHLAVAQDTTQVKKVSYPAGFSEQLNVVYTQVGDWDGKLDLYLPPVQGSPTPLVINIHGGGWNKGTKESQSGFSAFFKKGYAVANIEYRLTAKATAPAAVEDTRCALIYLINHAQQLHIDVNKIVIMGASAGGHLALMGGLLENDNSFDGKCKGTEKIKVAAIIDKYGITDVWDWGYGKLKTSKSATSWLGAKALDQEFAKTVSPVFQVKKTSPPVFIVHGDADPIVPYEQSVALKARLDELGVRNEFVTVKGGLHGKFQPADNSMVNAKIMEFLKGLGL, encoded by the coding sequence ATGAAAAGAATTATACTGATTGCCGGTCTGCTATGGACAACCCATCTTGCAGTGGCACAAGATACAACTCAAGTTAAAAAAGTGAGTTATCCTGCTGGATTCAGTGAACAGCTCAATGTAGTTTATACGCAGGTGGGCGACTGGGATGGTAAACTGGACTTATACCTCCCGCCAGTTCAGGGTTCACCTACCCCACTGGTCATCAACATTCATGGTGGTGGCTGGAATAAAGGAACGAAAGAATCTCAAAGTGGTTTTAGCGCTTTCTTTAAAAAGGGATATGCCGTGGCTAATATTGAATATCGCCTTACTGCTAAAGCCACTGCTCCTGCTGCAGTAGAAGATACCAGGTGTGCATTGATTTATTTAATCAACCATGCACAGCAGCTACATATTGATGTGAATAAAATCGTCATTATGGGCGCTTCAGCTGGTGGTCATCTTGCACTGATGGGCGGACTGCTGGAAAATGACAACTCTTTTGATGGGAAATGTAAAGGCACTGAAAAAATCAAGGTAGCAGCGATTATTGATAAATATGGGATTACCGATGTCTGGGACTGGGGTTACGGAAAATTAAAGACCAGTAAATCTGCGACTAGCTGGTTAGGAGCTAAAGCATTGGATCAGGAATTTGCTAAAACTGTTTCCCCCGTGTTCCAGGTCAAAAAGACGAGCCCGCCGGTCTTTATAGTGCACGGCGATGCCGACCCGATTGTACCCTATGAACAGTCTGTGGCTTTAAAAGCCAGGCTGGATGAACTGGGGGTTAGAAATGAATTTGTCACTGTAAAAGGTGGCTTACATGGTAAGTTTCAGCCAGCAGATAATTCGATGGTCAATGCAAAGATCATGGAATTTCTGAAAGGTTTGGGCTTATAA
- a CDS encoding MFS transporter yields the protein MKIKGLRWYIIALISLATVINYIDRSAINIMWPYIYKEFGITTADNKNALALITTFFMIAYALGQTFTGKLMDAVGTRLGMTISIIGWSVSIALHSFAKSLLSFNIFRFMLGFSEAGNWPGATKSNAEWFPVKERAIAQGIFGAGASLGSVISAPAIAFLYIVFGWKMTFVFIAGLGLIWVIPWLIINKATPDKHPWLTEKERNYILDVNTEAQTQVDEAPVLSWKELLKFRNTWGIIMARFFIDPVWWLFVTWLPTFLKEQFLFDIKQIGAFTWLPYLFAAIGSLLGGYHSSWQVKKGVNAVKARKNSVAIGCVFMLLSLLAIVYKLDDLKAEPGLAMVLIGLTLFGFQFLIGNLQTLPSDYFNGKNVGTVAGMGGTAAVVGTLLTTWLVPVMTKTSYVSFFVLAAVLVPITWICIKYITSKRTIHS from the coding sequence ATGAAGATAAAAGGACTAAGGTGGTACATTATCGCATTGATTTCGCTGGCAACAGTGATCAATTACATAGACAGAAGTGCCATCAATATTATGTGGCCTTATATTTACAAAGAATTCGGCATTACCACAGCAGACAATAAAAATGCGCTTGCCCTGATTACGACATTCTTCATGATTGCCTATGCGTTGGGACAAACTTTTACGGGAAAGCTAATGGATGCAGTGGGTACAAGATTGGGAATGACTATTTCCATTATTGGCTGGAGCGTTTCTATAGCTTTACATTCGTTCGCTAAATCCTTATTGTCCTTTAATATCTTTCGCTTTATGCTGGGGTTTTCAGAAGCTGGAAACTGGCCTGGTGCTACAAAAAGTAATGCAGAATGGTTTCCGGTCAAAGAAAGAGCTATTGCACAGGGGATCTTTGGCGCAGGTGCCTCTTTAGGCTCAGTTATATCAGCTCCGGCCATTGCTTTTTTGTACATCGTATTTGGCTGGAAAATGACTTTTGTATTTATCGCAGGGCTGGGACTGATCTGGGTAATTCCATGGCTGATTATCAATAAGGCAACCCCTGATAAACATCCATGGCTCACTGAGAAGGAAAGAAACTACATTCTGGACGTAAATACCGAAGCGCAAACCCAGGTGGATGAAGCTCCTGTTCTCAGCTGGAAGGAATTGTTAAAATTCAGAAATACATGGGGTATCATTATGGCGAGGTTCTTTATTGATCCGGTATGGTGGCTATTTGTAACCTGGCTGCCAACCTTTTTAAAAGAACAGTTCCTTTTTGACATCAAACAAATTGGTGCTTTTACCTGGCTCCCCTATTTATTTGCAGCAATCGGTAGTTTGCTTGGCGGCTATCATTCTTCCTGGCAGGTTAAAAAAGGGGTGAATGCGGTAAAAGCAAGAAAGAATTCAGTAGCCATAGGCTGTGTATTCATGCTGCTGTCTTTACTTGCTATTGTCTATAAGCTGGATGACCTGAAAGCAGAACCGGGTTTGGCGATGGTACTGATAGGTCTGACCCTATTCGGTTTCCAGTTTCTGATCGGAAACCTGCAAACTTTACCCAGTGATTATTTCAACGGTAAAAACGTAGGGACTGTAGCGGGAATGGGTGGTACAGCGGCTGTAGTGGGGACACTTTTAACCACCTGGTTAGTTCCTGTAATGACTAAAACAAGTTATGTATCCTTTTTCGTGCTGGCAGCAGTGCTGGTACCAATTACCTGGATCTGCATTAAATATATTACTTCAAAAAGAACCATTCATTCATAA
- a CDS encoding SDR family NAD(P)-dependent oxidoreductase → MRLKNKVAVVTGGSRDIGRAVSCQLAREGAKVVINYFDNLANAEETLKLIQSEGGEGIIVKGDVTKSAEVSALIEQTRKAFGEEIHILVNVAGGMVARKPTPELEEDFWDAVMDLNLKSVYLVSKATIPFMGSGASIINLSSLAGRDGGGPGASAYATAKGGVMTYTRALAKELGPKNIRVNAVLPGMIATAFHDTFTKPEVRTNVANSTLLKREGKATEVADLVVYLASDQASYITGTNIDINGGLNFS, encoded by the coding sequence ATGAGATTAAAAAACAAAGTAGCCGTAGTTACCGGTGGATCAAGAGATATTGGCAGAGCAGTTTCCTGCCAGCTTGCCCGTGAAGGTGCGAAGGTAGTGATCAATTATTTCGATAACCTGGCTAATGCTGAGGAAACCTTAAAACTAATTCAATCAGAAGGTGGAGAAGGAATCATTGTCAAAGGTGATGTTACTAAATCTGCAGAGGTTTCTGCATTAATTGAGCAGACCAGAAAAGCTTTTGGAGAAGAAATTCATATCCTGGTCAATGTAGCTGGCGGAATGGTGGCCAGAAAACCAACACCAGAACTGGAAGAAGATTTTTGGGATGCAGTGATGGACTTGAATCTAAAAAGTGTATACCTGGTTAGTAAAGCAACAATTCCATTTATGGGCTCTGGTGCCTCAATTATAAACCTTTCTTCTTTAGCAGGCAGAGATGGCGGTGGTCCCGGCGCAAGTGCTTATGCTACAGCTAAAGGCGGCGTCATGACTTATACACGTGCTTTAGCTAAAGAACTAGGCCCGAAAAATATCCGCGTGAATGCTGTTTTACCAGGAATGATTGCGACTGCTTTTCATGATACTTTCACTAAACCCGAAGTGCGGACTAATGTAGCCAATTCAACTTTATTGAAAAGAGAGGGAAAAGCAACCGAAGTAGCTGATCTGGTCGTTTATTTAGCTTCTGATCAAGCCAGTTATATAACGGGTACCAATATTGACATTAACGGTGGCTTGAATTTCTCCTGA
- a CDS encoding SusC/RagA family TonB-linked outer membrane protein, translating into MNSKVYFKGLLVMILSCFLYLKPAYSQTKVSIQGTVKDQKGEALPGASIILKDTKQGVVTDNKGEFKIKAEPGKLLLINYMGYEPQAFAVKQAETITITLKEIPNTMNEVVVIGYGTQKKSSVTGAVSKLKNENLDEIPTARLDNALIGKIAGVTIQNVSSEAGAAPTVRVRGFSSISAGSQPLVVVDGYPVPDGLSFVDPQDVESIEVLKDAASGAIYGSRAANGVILITTKSGGSDKPRYTLKSYYGFKKPYKLNPIISITDYTKLLYAEAALRADDPTVPANMKNLITDPERAAYVIENEISGGPTDWQQEALQNAAISNIQLSISGGKKDLRYYVSASGQKDEAVLKYSDNSKFNLKTKLDGTLSKKVSFSINFNPSYVKTQRPAVNFTDYFRFGSFLPVNHSDFTAAYVGQNAAWASIIPGEFVQARHFNGLQYSGTMPDGSNWISAGPVEPFATSNNTPLSIAARETRDQQTYRMLGGGDISIKFLPNLIFKSSVGGYYSQQENTTLTRSNARKDGDVNEATLYTRSYMDLLLENTLNYNVTRGNHSFTGLLGFTTQQTKIKESNMVGRNFPTETFETLNQAGQIDQALTNTLKDQIGLVSYLGRLTYDYKNKYLLAASFRMDGSSYFAEGKKQGTFPAISAGWGIGKEDFMKDVSWISNMKLRASYGATGNNKIQSFAFQNLLYPGNYSFGGGTGSVNLGLSPNSDVLANPNITWERTFEFNTGLDLGFMKDRFGLTIEYYNSNTDKLLYKRSTQSFSGSFEYFDNSGKVKNQGIEVEFNSVNIKTDHFQWSTSLNFSANRNRLLELGGEPFQYNYGERNEIYAAIVGQPAIQFFGYKTDGIWTSQAQIDAAKAAGQTSTLSKYYAPGGLKFVDVNGDGKIDVNDRTTIGSPFPDFTWGINNSFKYKGFDLNIMIQGVQGGQLINGDANYNESRRYNEKFNQNRWVSAAHPGDGKTPYYTNGENWLLTDYVIESGSYAALRNIILGYTIPGKLIKKLGVSSVRVYSSADNLFYLTGSSYRGINPEARTTSSQYSSPLVDGYQRGAFPISRTFTFGIDVNF; encoded by the coding sequence ATGAATTCAAAAGTTTACTTTAAAGGTTTACTAGTCATGATATTGTCGTGTTTTTTATATTTAAAACCGGCCTATTCTCAGACAAAAGTATCCATTCAGGGTACTGTGAAGGATCAGAAAGGGGAAGCTCTGCCAGGCGCCTCGATTATCCTCAAAGACACTAAACAGGGCGTAGTCACCGACAACAAGGGAGAGTTTAAAATTAAAGCCGAACCGGGAAAACTACTGTTGATTAACTACATGGGCTATGAACCACAAGCTTTTGCAGTGAAACAGGCAGAAACAATTACCATCACTTTAAAAGAAATCCCCAATACAATGAATGAGGTGGTTGTGATCGGTTATGGTACGCAAAAGAAATCTTCTGTTACAGGTGCAGTAAGCAAGTTGAAAAACGAGAACCTGGATGAGATTCCTACTGCACGTTTAGACAATGCCCTGATTGGTAAAATTGCGGGGGTAACGATACAAAATGTCAGTTCTGAAGCTGGTGCTGCCCCCACTGTCCGTGTCCGTGGGTTTAGTTCAATTAGTGCAGGTTCCCAGCCTCTGGTAGTGGTGGATGGCTATCCTGTACCTGATGGATTATCTTTTGTGGATCCTCAGGATGTAGAAAGTATTGAAGTCCTTAAAGATGCGGCCTCTGGTGCTATTTATGGTTCCAGAGCAGCTAATGGAGTTATCCTGATCACAACCAAGAGCGGAGGTTCTGATAAGCCAAGATATACTTTGAAAAGTTATTATGGTTTTAAAAAGCCTTATAAACTGAATCCGATCATCAGTATTACTGATTATACCAAATTGCTTTATGCGGAAGCTGCATTGCGTGCGGATGATCCTACAGTTCCGGCAAACATGAAGAACTTGATTACTGATCCGGAAAGAGCAGCTTATGTAATTGAAAACGAAATTAGCGGAGGCCCTACAGATTGGCAGCAGGAAGCCCTGCAAAACGCAGCTATTTCCAATATCCAACTCAGTATTTCTGGTGGTAAAAAAGACCTGAGATATTATGTATCGGCAAGTGGCCAGAAAGATGAAGCGGTATTAAAATATAGTGACAACAGTAAGTTTAACCTGAAGACCAAACTGGATGGTACACTGAGTAAGAAAGTCAGTTTTAGTATTAACTTCAATCCCTCTTATGTAAAGACACAAAGACCTGCTGTAAATTTCACAGATTATTTCCGCTTTGGCTCTTTTCTTCCGGTTAACCACAGTGACTTTACCGCAGCTTATGTCGGTCAGAATGCAGCCTGGGCAAGTATTATTCCTGGTGAATTTGTACAAGCCAGACATTTCAATGGGTTGCAATATTCCGGAACAATGCCTGATGGCAGTAACTGGATCAGTGCTGGCCCTGTAGAACCGTTTGCCACAAGTAACAATACTCCGCTATCCATTGCGGCAAGAGAAACACGCGATCAGCAGACTTACCGGATGTTAGGTGGTGGTGATATCAGCATTAAATTCCTGCCAAACCTGATCTTCAAAAGTTCTGTTGGTGGTTATTATTCGCAGCAAGAAAATACAACGCTGACCAGATCAAATGCAAGAAAAGATGGTGATGTGAATGAAGCTACGCTTTACACAAGAAGCTATATGGATCTTTTGCTGGAAAATACCCTGAATTATAATGTGACCAGGGGTAACCATAGTTTTACAGGTTTATTAGGCTTTACAACACAACAAACCAAGATAAAAGAAAGCAATATGGTGGGAAGGAATTTCCCTACAGAGACTTTTGAAACTTTGAACCAGGCTGGTCAGATTGATCAGGCTTTGACCAATACACTCAAAGACCAGATTGGTCTGGTATCTTACCTCGGACGTTTAACTTATGATTATAAGAACAAGTACTTACTGGCCGCCAGTTTCAGGATGGATGGTAGTTCTTATTTTGCAGAAGGAAAAAAACAGGGTACTTTTCCTGCAATTTCAGCGGGCTGGGGCATCGGAAAAGAAGATTTCATGAAGGATGTTTCCTGGATCAGCAACATGAAACTCCGGGCAAGTTATGGCGCAACCGGAAATAACAAGATCCAGAGTTTCGCGTTTCAAAACCTTTTATATCCAGGCAATTATTCTTTTGGAGGTGGTACAGGTTCTGTAAACCTTGGTTTATCACCGAACTCAGATGTACTGGCAAATCCAAACATTACCTGGGAACGTACTTTTGAATTCAACACAGGTTTAGACCTTGGCTTTATGAAAGACCGCTTTGGGCTGACCATTGAGTATTACAATTCCAATACGGATAAATTGCTTTACAAAAGATCTACTCAATCTTTCAGTGGCTCTTTTGAGTATTTTGATAACTCAGGCAAAGTTAAAAACCAGGGTATTGAAGTTGAATTCAATTCTGTAAATATCAAAACTGATCATTTTCAATGGTCTACTTCGCTTAACTTTTCAGCTAACAGAAATCGTTTACTGGAGCTTGGCGGAGAACCTTTTCAATATAATTACGGAGAGCGGAATGAAATCTATGCGGCTATTGTCGGGCAACCGGCTATTCAGTTTTTTGGTTATAAAACTGATGGCATATGGACCTCACAGGCACAAATTGATGCAGCCAAAGCCGCAGGACAGACCTCTACCCTTTCTAAATATTATGCACCGGGAGGTCTGAAGTTTGTAGATGTAAATGGGGATGGTAAAATTGATGTGAACGACCGGACGACCATTGGAAGTCCTTTTCCAGATTTTACCTGGGGAATCAACAATTCATTTAAATATAAAGGCTTTGATTTGAATATTATGATTCAGGGTGTACAGGGTGGCCAGCTTATCAATGGAGATGCCAACTACAACGAATCCAGGAGATATAATGAGAAATTCAACCAGAACAGATGGGTTAGTGCTGCACATCCAGGTGATGGAAAAACACCTTATTATACGAATGGCGAAAACTGGCTGCTCACGGATTACGTGATTGAAAGTGGCTCTTATGCGGCTTTAAGAAACATAATTCTGGGTTATACGATTCCTGGTAAGCTGATTAAAAAACTCGGTGTAAGCAGTGTCAGGGTTTACAGCTCTGCTGATAATTTATTCTACCTGACCGGAAGCTCATACCGGGGTATAAACCCAGAGGCCAGGACAACGTCATCACAATATTCTTCCCCTTTGGTAGACGGGTATCAGCGTGGTGCTTTTCCAATTTCACGCACTTTCACTTTTGGTATAGATGTTAATTTTTAA